In a single window of the Limnochorda sp. L945t genome:
- a CDS encoding NuoI/complex I 23 kDa subunit family protein, with translation MNFLRVTGVALWNTLVGMGVTIRNMLFRPRITIQYPDERHDLPVGTRGIPVLLSDEQGELKCVVCELCEKICPVHIIEIKWHRDEQSRKKVLDEFNLDASRCMYCGLCAEVCPAEAIAMSDHYEMAEYELSSLVYDKEKLQQLGLPQKTPIINFGVKTEGQPVKR, from the coding sequence GTGAACTTCCTGCGCGTGACGGGCGTTGCGCTGTGGAATACGCTGGTGGGCATGGGCGTGACGATCCGCAACATGCTCTTTCGCCCGCGCATCACCATCCAGTACCCGGACGAACGCCACGACCTGCCCGTGGGGACCCGGGGCATCCCGGTGCTCCTGTCGGACGAACAGGGCGAGCTGAAGTGCGTGGTCTGCGAGCTGTGCGAGAAGATCTGCCCGGTGCACATCATCGAGATCAAGTGGCACCGGGATGAACAGAGCCGCAAGAAGGTCCTCGACGAGTTCAACCTCGACGCGAGCCGGTGCATGTACTGCGGACTGTGCGCGGAGGTGTGCCCGGCCGAGGCCATCGCCATGTCGGATCACTACGAGATGGCCGAGTACGAGCTCTCCTCCCTGGTGTATGACAAGGAGAAGCTGCAGCAGCTCGGGCTCCCGCAGAAGACGCCGATCATCAACTTCGGAGTGAAGACGGAGGGGCAGCCGGTCAAGCGATGA
- a CDS encoding NADH-quinone oxidoreductase subunit J — protein MSAIQVIYLLVTAATLLCGYGVVASSRLMHSALWLGATFVGMAAIFVLLDADFLAAAQILIYVGAITTMILFGIMLSDIRDLRPEPGAPVWTRLLRLVLSPRRGLLPLLAAVGFTAALWVVTARTPWPAEPAAAPDNVTASIGDVMFSQYVLPFEIASVLLLVALVGAIVLAMREEVRSR, from the coding sequence ATGAGCGCCATCCAGGTCATCTACCTGCTCGTGACCGCCGCGACCCTCTTGTGCGGATACGGGGTCGTGGCGTCCTCCAGGCTCATGCACTCGGCTCTGTGGCTCGGGGCGACCTTCGTCGGCATGGCGGCCATCTTCGTGCTGCTCGACGCCGACTTCCTGGCCGCCGCCCAGATCCTCATCTACGTCGGGGCCATCACCACCATGATCCTCTTCGGCATCATGCTTTCCGACATCCGGGACCTGCGGCCCGAGCCCGGCGCCCCCGTGTGGACGAGGCTCCTGCGCCTGGTGCTGTCGCCCCGGCGGGGGCTGCTGCCGCTCCTGGCCGCGGTGGGCTTCACCGCCGCGCTGTGGGTCGTGACGGCCCGCACGCCCTGGCCGGCGGAGCCGGCCGCCGCTCCGGACAACGTGACGGCGTCCATCGGCGACGTGATGTTCAGCCAGTACGTCTTGCCCTTCGAGATCGCCTCGGTGCTGCTGCTCGTCGCGCTGGTGGGCGCCATCGTGCTGGCCATGCGGGAGGAGGTGCGGTCCCGGTGA
- the nuoK gene encoding NADH-quinone oxidoreductase subunit NuoK, giving the protein MPLHWVLATSALLFGLGLYGALALHNAVRILMSIELMLNSVNLNLVAFSRYLHPDQPKGLIMAIFIMTVAAAEAAVGLAIFLIIARNRTDVDVDKIHLLKG; this is encoded by the coding sequence ATCCCGCTCCACTGGGTGCTCGCCACGAGCGCCCTCCTGTTCGGGCTGGGGCTGTACGGAGCGCTGGCGCTGCACAACGCGGTGCGAATCCTCATGTCCATCGAGTTGATGCTCAACTCGGTCAACCTCAACCTCGTCGCCTTTTCGCGCTACCTGCACCCGGACCAGCCCAAGGGGCTGATCATGGCCATCTTCATCATGACCGTCGCGGCCGCCGAAGCGGCCGTGGGGCTCGCCATCTTCCTGATCATCGCCCGCAACCGGACCGACGTCGACGTCGACAAGATTCACCTGTTGAAGGGGTAA
- the nuoL gene encoding NADH-quinone oxidoreductase subunit L, with the protein MAAVAWLVPLIPAASSLVLAFWGRRLPRQGDWLGIGAVGLSWLLSLGILVDALGGGRAAGAWTWAQFAPAAAGSGSVSVGFLLDPLAAVMLVVVTTVSLAVHVFSAGYMEGDVRYKRYYAMLSFFTFAMLGLVVADNFLLLFIFWELVGLASYVLIGHYYERADARYASIKAFLTTRVGDVAMFAGIMVLFRETGSFHFGTIFQAISAHQVAPATLTLAAVLVFGGAVGKSAQFPLHVWLPDAMAGPTPVSALIHAATMVAAGVYLVARAFGVFVASAEALQVVAWIGGFTALFAATIALVREDIKQVLAYSTVSQLGYMMMGLGVGAYTAGFFHLTTHAFFKALLFLASGSVIYVLHHEQNMHRMGGLARKMPITALTWVVGAAALAGIPPFSGFWSKDEILLAAYHSATPALFWMGLAGAVLTAFYVTRATWMVFFGRPRDQHLYDHAHEAPAVMTWPLVGLAVLAAVAGFWNAPVTHFAFGRFVYFGEPHELPPSGLVTGLAVGGALLGVLGALVIYAWRWIPAEWVVRTLRPVHTLLKHKYYVDEAYHWLFVRGTVALARFLGWFDQVVIDGLVNGAAAFTRGLADGSHFVDQQVIDGTVHLAATSTVAAGNQLRRAQVGYVQAYALTLFVSVVVGLIIFTMGG; encoded by the coding sequence ATGGCTGCCGTTGCCTGGCTGGTGCCTCTCATCCCGGCCGCGTCCTCCCTGGTGCTGGCCTTCTGGGGGCGCAGGCTGCCCCGGCAAGGCGATTGGTTGGGCATCGGGGCAGTGGGCCTGTCGTGGCTCCTCTCGCTGGGGATCCTCGTAGACGCCCTCGGGGGAGGGCGGGCGGCGGGAGCGTGGACCTGGGCCCAGTTCGCGCCCGCAGCGGCCGGCTCTGGGTCCGTGAGCGTCGGCTTCCTCCTCGACCCCCTGGCGGCGGTGATGCTGGTGGTGGTCACCACCGTCAGCCTGGCCGTCCACGTCTTCTCTGCCGGCTACATGGAAGGCGACGTCCGCTACAAGCGCTACTACGCGATGCTCTCCTTCTTCACCTTCGCCATGCTGGGCCTCGTGGTGGCCGACAACTTCTTGCTGCTGTTCATCTTCTGGGAGCTGGTGGGGCTCGCCTCGTACGTGCTCATCGGCCACTACTACGAGCGGGCCGATGCCCGCTACGCCTCCATCAAGGCGTTCTTGACGACCCGGGTCGGCGACGTCGCCATGTTCGCCGGGATCATGGTGCTGTTCCGGGAGACCGGGAGCTTCCACTTCGGGACCATCTTCCAGGCGATCTCGGCGCACCAGGTTGCTCCGGCGACGTTGACACTGGCCGCCGTCCTGGTCTTTGGCGGGGCGGTAGGCAAGTCGGCCCAGTTCCCGCTGCACGTCTGGCTCCCCGACGCCATGGCCGGCCCGACACCGGTGAGCGCCCTCATCCACGCGGCCACCATGGTGGCCGCGGGCGTGTACCTGGTCGCCCGGGCCTTCGGGGTGTTCGTCGCCTCCGCCGAAGCGCTGCAGGTGGTGGCCTGGATCGGAGGCTTCACGGCACTGTTCGCGGCGACGATCGCCCTGGTACGGGAGGACATCAAGCAGGTACTGGCCTACTCCACGGTGAGCCAGCTCGGGTACATGATGATGGGGCTGGGGGTGGGGGCGTACACGGCAGGCTTCTTCCACCTCACGACCCACGCCTTCTTCAAGGCGCTCCTGTTCCTGGCCTCCGGTAGCGTCATCTACGTGCTCCACCACGAGCAGAACATGCACCGCATGGGCGGGCTCGCCCGGAAGATGCCCATCACGGCCCTCACCTGGGTGGTGGGCGCGGCGGCCCTGGCCGGCATCCCGCCCTTCTCCGGCTTCTGGAGCAAGGACGAGATCCTGCTGGCAGCGTACCACTCGGCCACGCCGGCCCTTTTCTGGATGGGCCTTGCGGGTGCGGTCCTGACCGCCTTCTACGTGACCCGGGCCACATGGATGGTCTTCTTCGGCCGGCCCCGCGACCAGCACCTGTACGACCACGCCCACGAGGCGCCCGCAGTCATGACCTGGCCGCTCGTGGGGCTGGCGGTCCTGGCGGCGGTCGCCGGTTTCTGGAATGCTCCCGTCACCCATTTCGCGTTCGGGCGGTTCGTTTATTTCGGGGAGCCGCACGAACTGCCCCCCAGTGGCCTGGTGACCGGCCTGGCCGTCGGTGGAGCTCTCCTGGGCGTGCTGGGAGCACTCGTCATCTACGCGTGGCGGTGGATTCCGGCCGAGTGGGTCGTGCGGACGCTGCGGCCCGTCCACACGCTACTCAAGCACAAGTACTACGTGGACGAGGCGTACCACTGGCTGTTCGTCCGGGGTACGGTGGCCCTGGCGAGGTTCCTCGGATGGTTCGATCAGGTGGTCATCGACGGGCTCGTCAACGGCGCCGCCGCCTTCACGAGAGGGCTTGCCGATGGGAGCCATTTCGTCGACCAGCAGGTGATCGACGGCACCGTCCATCTGGCGGCGACGAGCACGGTGGCGGCCGGCAACCAGTTGCGCCGGGCCCAGGTGGGCTACGTGCAGGCGTATGCTTTGACGCTGTTCGTCTCCGTGGTGGTCGGGCTCATCATCTTCACGATGGGAGGCTAA
- a CDS encoding complex I subunit 4 family protein, which yields MLSLLVFAPLIGSLVLVLMPKDDKPLLRRTALAFSLVPLAVVLVLWTRFDTTVQGMQFVERVPWIPSVGIQYFLGVDGISFPMLIVTALVTTLAILVSFSIEERVKDFMALMLLLETGMLGVFVSLDYFLFYIFWEVVLVPMYFIIGIWGGPRREYAAIKFFIYTLLGSVVMLVGILALYFQSGLGTFDMLEIAEKARLAPTAQYWIFLLLFFGFAVKVPVFPFHTWLPDAHVEAPTGGSMLLAGVLLKMGTYGFYRISYPTLPDAARAFAIVMGVLGVINIIYGALVAMAQKDLKKMVAYSSISHMGFVLLGLAAMTPMSMAGGLFVMISHGLISPMMFFYAGTVLYERTHTRMLDEMNALFTKMPIAATLMAFASFANLGLPGLSGFAGEFFTFVGTFPVLPALVYIGVLGMVLTAAYHLWMMQRILMGDASVHAAGHADAPAAHGAPSPSSHAAHAEAPALRLPDLRLREALVSAPLMALIVLFGVAPSVLLRLFNPSIQALLNRLGGL from the coding sequence ATGCTGAGTCTTCTGGTCTTTGCGCCGCTCATCGGATCCCTGGTCCTGGTGTTGATGCCCAAGGACGACAAGCCACTGCTGCGCAGGACGGCGCTGGCCTTTTCGCTGGTCCCGCTGGCGGTGGTGCTGGTCCTTTGGACCCGGTTCGACACCACCGTCCAGGGCATGCAGTTCGTCGAGCGGGTCCCCTGGATCCCGAGCGTCGGCATCCAGTACTTCCTGGGGGTCGACGGCATCAGCTTCCCCATGCTGATCGTCACGGCCCTCGTCACGACGCTCGCCATCCTGGTCTCCTTCAGCATCGAGGAGCGGGTCAAGGACTTCATGGCCCTCATGCTGCTGCTGGAGACGGGCATGCTGGGGGTCTTCGTCTCGCTCGACTACTTCCTGTTCTATATCTTCTGGGAAGTGGTCCTGGTGCCGATGTACTTCATCATCGGCATCTGGGGCGGGCCCCGGCGGGAGTACGCGGCCATCAAGTTCTTCATTTACACGCTGCTCGGCTCCGTGGTGATGCTGGTCGGCATCCTGGCCCTGTACTTCCAGAGCGGCCTCGGCACCTTCGACATGCTGGAGATCGCCGAGAAGGCCCGGCTGGCGCCGACGGCCCAGTACTGGATCTTCCTGCTGCTGTTCTTCGGCTTCGCGGTGAAGGTCCCCGTCTTTCCGTTCCACACCTGGTTGCCGGACGCCCACGTCGAGGCCCCGACCGGCGGCAGCATGTTGCTGGCGGGCGTCTTGCTGAAGATGGGCACCTACGGCTTTTACCGCATCAGCTACCCCACGCTGCCTGACGCCGCTCGGGCCTTTGCCATCGTCATGGGCGTCCTCGGCGTGATCAACATCATCTACGGCGCGCTGGTCGCCATGGCGCAGAAGGACCTCAAGAAGATGGTGGCCTATTCGAGCATCAGCCACATGGGCTTCGTGCTGCTCGGGTTGGCGGCCATGACGCCCATGTCGATGGCGGGCGGGCTCTTCGTCATGATCTCCCACGGGCTCATCAGCCCGATGATGTTCTTCTACGCGGGCACCGTGCTGTACGAGCGCACCCATACCCGGATGCTCGACGAGATGAACGCGCTGTTCACCAAGATGCCGATTGCGGCCACGCTCATGGCGTTTGCCTCTTTCGCCAACCTGGGCCTGCCGGGGCTGTCGGGGTTTGCCGGGGAGTTCTTCACCTTCGTGGGGACCTTCCCGGTCTTGCCGGCGCTGGTCTACATCGGCGTGCTCGGGATGGTGCTGACCGCGGCGTATCACCTGTGGATGATGCAGCGGATCCTCATGGGCGACGCATCGGTTCACGCGGCCGGGCACGCGGATGCGCCAGCGGCCCACGGTGCACCCTCCCCCTCTTCCCACGCAGCGCACGCCGAGGCGCCGGCGCTGCGGCTGCCTGACCTGCGGCTGCGGGAAGCGCTGGTGAGCGCTCCCCTGATGGCGCTCATCGTGCTCTTCGGGGTGGCACCTTCGGTGCTGTTGCGCCTGTTCAACCCGTCGATCCAGGCGCTGCTCAACCGGCTGGGAGGGCTGTGA
- a CDS encoding NADH-quinone oxidoreductase subunit N, with protein sequence MTDWMMVLPQLLLTAGGLAVIGVDLAAKRQELSALTAGLTLAVAAAAVGAAARRAGEAWQSMLVVDGFSTFFSMLFLVTGALVVLFSLPYVRKKEIHAGEFYSLLVFVVLGMTMMASSRDLLVIWLGLELLSIGSYVLAGMLKDDPRSLEASLKYFLIGAMTSAVLLFGLSLLYGVSGATHLEAIRRAVAVGGPWKSVALVGMWFLAVGFGFKVAAVPFHMWAPDVYHGAPTPVAALLIAGSEAAAFSALIRVFNEAFAPLAADWRAVFTVLAVATMTYGNAVALVQTSAKRMMAYSAIAQAGYVLVGMAVGTPEAVSAMLYYLLAYAFMVLGTFAVIAWLSLSRPDEMLDDFQGLGRRVPWVAALTVLLMLSFIGIPPTAGFAGKFYLIKSAVSAGMVWLAVVMVVNSAISAGYYYGIVRRMYLEGDAVRERTAMQQAAPSAASSMPRPMQLALVISAAATVLLLLFPQPILDWLGQAQHVLAMLP encoded by the coding sequence ATGACCGACTGGATGATGGTCCTGCCCCAGCTCCTGCTCACCGCCGGCGGGCTGGCGGTCATCGGGGTGGATCTGGCCGCGAAGCGGCAGGAGCTCTCGGCCCTCACGGCCGGGCTCACCCTGGCCGTCGCCGCGGCGGCGGTGGGAGCGGCCGCCCGCAGGGCGGGGGAAGCGTGGCAGAGCATGCTCGTGGTGGATGGCTTCTCCACCTTCTTCTCCATGCTCTTCCTGGTCACGGGCGCGCTGGTCGTGCTCTTCTCGCTGCCCTACGTGCGAAAGAAGGAGATCCACGCCGGCGAGTTTTACTCGCTGCTGGTCTTCGTGGTCCTGGGCATGACGATGATGGCCTCGTCGCGGGACCTGCTGGTGATCTGGCTGGGGTTGGAGCTGCTCTCCATTGGCTCGTACGTGCTGGCAGGCATGCTCAAGGATGACCCCCGCTCGCTCGAGGCCTCCCTCAAGTACTTCCTCATCGGCGCCATGACGTCGGCGGTGCTGTTGTTCGGGCTTTCGCTCCTGTATGGGGTGTCCGGTGCGACCCACCTGGAGGCGATCCGCCGGGCCGTGGCCGTTGGCGGCCCCTGGAAGAGCGTCGCGCTGGTCGGCATGTGGTTCCTGGCGGTCGGGTTCGGCTTCAAGGTGGCCGCGGTGCCGTTCCACATGTGGGCGCCGGACGTCTATCACGGGGCTCCGACGCCGGTGGCGGCGCTGCTCATCGCCGGCTCGGAGGCGGCCGCCTTCTCGGCGCTCATCCGGGTCTTCAACGAGGCCTTTGCGCCGCTTGCCGCCGACTGGCGCGCGGTCTTCACGGTACTGGCGGTCGCCACCATGACCTACGGCAACGCGGTAGCCCTCGTGCAAACCAGCGCCAAGCGCATGATGGCGTACTCGGCCATCGCTCAGGCCGGTTACGTGCTGGTGGGCATGGCCGTCGGCACCCCGGAGGCGGTGAGCGCCATGCTCTACTACCTGCTGGCCTACGCCTTCATGGTGCTCGGCACTTTTGCGGTCATCGCCTGGCTCTCTTTGTCCAGGCCCGACGAGATGCTGGACGACTTCCAGGGCCTGGGCCGCCGGGTGCCCTGGGTGGCCGCCCTCACGGTGCTCCTGATGCTCTCCTTCATCGGGATCCCGCCGACGGCGGGCTTTGCCGGGAAGTTCTACCTGATCAAGTCGGCCGTGAGTGCCGGCATGGTCTGGCTGGCCGTGGTCATGGTCGTCAACAGCGCGATCTCGGCAGGCTACTACTACGGGATCGTGCGGAGGATGTACCTCGAGGGCGACGCCGTGCGGGAGCGGACGGCCATGCAACAAGCGGCCCCGAGCGCGGCATCGAGTATGCCCCGTCCCATGCAGCTCGCGCTGGTCATCTCGGCGGCGGCCACGGTCCTGCTTCTGCTCTTCCCCCAACCGATCCTGGACTGGCTCGGCCAGGCCCAGCACGTGCTCGCCATGCTACCCTGA
- a CDS encoding DEAD/DEAH box helicase: protein MIPSGDVLALAFPRIDRALLLGPGAAGPLRAAKGLGAPLERGLVHEVRVAGASAPLRIEGYAPPGIRWRAAWRRALRSPAGGTHARLFAAAWRGDALRPHPGKDQLLSLPFLAHRWRTAGVIPYPHQIAAARRVIFELGGRAILADEVGLGKTIEAGLVLHELMLRRLVIRALVLVPSGLCWQWYQELREKFDLPAELQASEWDWGRVPLLVASLDTAKRPPHREAVLAQEYDMVIVDEAHRLKNDRTRSFELVAATRTRYLLLVTATPVHNHAGELLSLVRLVSGQRAIRLPAAARRMVPDDPAAHTLRRAARSVMVRYRRSETPIPFTARHLHTVPVRLTQQEAALYADLDRLVMEEAGGGRAGHHVLAFLTLKRELCSSPHALAASLRRMVAHRSASHLVALAERAEQTLRWAKADAALRLVRRLGDEHVLLFTEYVATQRALAERLAELGRPVVLFHGQLTPMQRDWARGVFERQAPVMVSTDAGAEGVNLQFCRHVVNVDLPWNPMRIEQRIGRVHRLGQARDVHIWNLVARSTIEEYVVYLLVQKLDLFRRFVGELDRIVEDVPVVARLERDLTRLFTRAATDAMTAQQIQQALQQLAGAWQDALSRLDGDAGAGHPGAPAASKGARRRR, encoded by the coding sequence ATGATCCCGTCGGGTGACGTACTCGCCCTGGCCTTCCCACGGATCGATCGGGCTTTGTTGCTCGGCCCCGGTGCTGCCGGCCCCCTGCGGGCCGCCAAGGGCCTGGGCGCGCCGTTGGAGCGGGGCCTCGTCCACGAGGTCCGGGTCGCCGGCGCCTCGGCTCCCCTTCGCATCGAAGGGTATGCTCCGCCGGGGATACGGTGGCGCGCGGCGTGGCGCCGGGCGCTGCGCTCGCCGGCCGGGGGCACCCATGCCCGCCTCTTCGCCGCCGCGTGGCGGGGGGATGCGCTGCGGCCCCACCCGGGCAAGGACCAGCTCCTCTCCCTTCCTTTCCTGGCCCACCGGTGGCGGACCGCCGGGGTCATCCCCTACCCGCACCAGATCGCCGCGGCCCGCCGGGTGATCTTCGAACTGGGTGGCCGGGCCATCCTGGCCGACGAGGTGGGACTCGGCAAGACCATCGAGGCCGGGCTCGTCCTTCACGAACTCATGCTGCGCCGCCTGGTCATCCGAGCGCTGGTGCTGGTCCCTTCGGGGCTGTGCTGGCAGTGGTACCAGGAGCTCAGGGAGAAGTTCGACCTCCCGGCCGAGCTACAGGCCAGCGAGTGGGACTGGGGCCGGGTGCCCTTGCTGGTGGCCTCCCTCGACACCGCCAAGCGCCCGCCCCACCGGGAGGCCGTCCTCGCGCAGGAGTACGACATGGTGATCGTGGACGAGGCGCACCGCCTGAAGAACGACCGCACCCGCTCCTTCGAACTGGTCGCCGCCACCCGCACGCGCTACTTGCTCCTGGTGACGGCGACCCCGGTCCACAACCACGCCGGCGAACTCCTCTCCCTGGTCCGCCTGGTCTCCGGCCAGCGCGCCATCCGGCTGCCCGCGGCGGCCAGGCGGATGGTGCCGGACGACCCGGCGGCGCACACCCTGCGCCGGGCGGCCCGGTCGGTGATGGTCCGGTACCGGCGCTCCGAGACCCCCATCCCTTTCACGGCCCGCCACCTCCACACCGTGCCGGTCCGCCTGACCCAGCAGGAGGCGGCGCTCTACGCCGACCTCGACCGGTTGGTGATGGAGGAGGCCGGCGGCGGCCGGGCGGGCCACCACGTACTGGCCTTCCTGACCCTCAAGCGGGAGCTGTGCTCGAGCCCGCACGCCCTGGCCGCCAGCCTGCGGCGCATGGTGGCCCACCGCAGCGCATCCCACCTCGTGGCACTGGCGGAGCGGGCCGAGCAGACCCTGCGCTGGGCCAAGGCGGATGCGGCCCTTCGCCTCGTGCGCCGGCTCGGCGACGAGCACGTGCTCCTCTTCACCGAGTACGTGGCGACCCAGCGGGCGCTGGCCGAACGCCTGGCCGAGCTGGGGCGCCCCGTCGTGCTTTTCCACGGGCAGCTGACGCCCATGCAGCGCGACTGGGCCCGGGGAGTCTTCGAGCGCCAGGCCCCTGTCATGGTCTCCACCGACGCCGGCGCCGAGGGCGTCAACTTGCAGTTTTGCCGGCACGTCGTCAACGTCGACTTGCCGTGGAACCCCATGCGCATCGAACAGCGCATCGGGCGCGTCCACCGGCTGGGACAGGCCCGGGACGTCCACATATGGAACCTGGTGGCCCGCTCGACCATCGAGGAGTACGTGGTCTACCTCCTGGTGCAGAAGCTCGACCTGTTCCGCCGCTTCGTCGGGGAACTCGATCGCATCGTGGAAGACGTGCCCGTGGTGGCCCGCCTCGAACGGGATCTCACGCGCCTTTTCACCCGCGCCGCCACGGACGCCATGACCGCGCAGCAAATCCAGCAGGCGCTGCAGCAGCTGGCCGGGGCCTGGCAGGACGCCCTCTCCCGGCTGGACGGCGACGCCGGCGCCGGTCACCCCGGGGCCCCGGCTGCTTCGAAGGGGGCGAGGAGGCGGCGTTGA